Part of the Denticeps clupeoides chromosome 3, fDenClu1.1, whole genome shotgun sequence genome, cttttaacatttacagcattttatcagatgcccttatccagagcgacttacaatcagtagttacagggacagtcccccctggaacaactcagggttaagtgtcacgcCAGAGCGTGAAAACCTGCATGTTTTTGTTATTATCTTCCGTGCACTGCTTTGCTATGTCAGTAACAGAGATCTCTTTAGTTGTGGATGCTGACATACTGGGCAAGAGGTATTACAGTCATAGTGGTGGTGCATTGAGGATTGTGGGATATAAGTGATGcactaaaactttttttttttttttttttctacttgtgCCTCTGTAGGTTTTCTCTCACGTTGATTGATACCTTGGATACACTGGTTGTAagtgtttataattttttaaatgctattaaTTACTGTACATTGAGAGGTAATGATTGATTGAGAACTCCaaggaaacattttattaaaacaaaatgtttcaagAACTGGCACTCGGCACAGCACTACGAGTATGgtcgtcctcaggatttacatttataaaaaaaaatacgaaaGAACCCATTGCTAGTTATCTTGAAGTGAACTACCCttgtttctgtcacccagaacactatctttaataattattttatgagcAGATTTTATAGTGATTATCGATAAAAATGCACGTGACattgtgtttcttggtgccagtcccaagccaaGGTTATTGACAACCAGACTGGCGGCTGTCAAGCAATGCCTGGTTTAGACCTGTGTTCATCAAAGTCATCATTATCattgcaaacatcattaaaggctgtctttcttgttttatctaaatattaatatatcttGTTTAATGTAACACAAGCTTGATACGTGGTGTACACCCAGTGTTGATAAATTAATGGATTTGGCTGATTTGCACTCTTGGTAGTATAAACTTGCCGATCTGAAAagtgtaaaattaatttgaCTGGTTTTACCCAAATATGTGAATTAACTGCACAcataaagttaaaaaatgtcCGTTCTTCAAGCAGCCACTGTAATAATAGTAGTACTCAACACTTCTACTACTTTTACATAGGATaacagtagtaataataatgcaaaatttAATTCAGTTAAAAGTTCAATTGTTTGGTCATATCTCATTATCAAACTAAAGAATTTATTGTAgtggaaagagagagatttAGATTAGGTgatctaattattttttttacccccattcTCTGTGAGCAGTTGTTAAATAAGTTTGACGAGTTTGAGGAGGCAGTGAAGAAGACCATGAGGGATGTCAGACTGGACAATGACGTGGTTGTCTCCGTCTTTGAAACAAACATCCGTGTGCTGGGGTACGgttccaagttttttttttgttttttttttacccactttAACACACAGCCCTCTTGATAATCCTAAATTATTTGAAATTGTTCCATGTACTTCTTTGTTGTTATTGAATTACATACTGTACACGgtaaatttaaatacatttatcaaAACAGTCCCGTACACTGTGTTACTTTTACTTATGTCTTGTTTATTTGAATGTGCAACTGGTTGAgtgtcctgtgctgctgctCTGGTAGTGGCCTGCTGGGGGCGCATGTGATGGCCGATCATCTGCGACAGCGCGGGGACCGGATGCAGTGGTACAGAGACGAGCTTCTGCACATGGCCAAAGATCTGGGCTATCGACTGCTGCCTGCGTTTAATACCACCAGCGGGCTGCCTTACCCACGGGTaccaaacgcacacacacacgtacaaattGAAATATGGGAAAGTGAATCATGTTAATAAATACTTTGATGGGTAGGTGAACCTACGGTATGGCGTCCTTAACCCCCTCTCCCGTACTGGGACCGAGTCAGACACCTGCACAGCATGTGCAGGGACGATGATTCTGGAATTTGCTGCTCTCAGTAGGCTGTCTGGGGACTCTGTGTTTGAGGTAAGGAGGTGTAGCAGACACAATGTGTGCTCAGGACACTCCACAACAGTGAATATTAATCCAACCCAAGTGCAAATTTTCGTTTTATAGGAGGGTGTGTTTGCACATGtcttattttgtgtgtgcaggatcATGCTCGGAAAGCCATGGATGTTCTATGggaaaagagacagagaggaagtgACCTTGTTGGTACTGTTATAAACATCCATAATGGAGATTGGGTTCGTCGAGGTAAACACCCACTCACATAATATTCCAAAGTAGACAATAAGAATCATAACACATAAATGTACAGATACTTGTAGAGTTTAATAAGGGTGGTAGAaacgtagtgggtaacacacacacacacacacctgtgaaccagaagaacagtcacatgttcaaatcccactttagACACTTTACTACAATTACTTGACTCCTGGGGGACTACTTATTGTAAGGCACTCTATGTaggagtgtctgataaatactgtaaatgtttagGAATAAGCAAATGGGTAATGAGACCATTAAGAgttattaatcatttatttacctATTGTTATTAACGTTTTATGTAAACAATCATGTTTACTTTGCTGTGGAATACAAACGCTGGTTTCTGTCTGCAGACAGTGGTGTCGGTGCTGGGATCGACTCATATTATGAGTATCTGATGAAGGCCTACATCCTGTTGGGAGACACTGTTTACTTGGACAGATTCAACACTGTGAGAACATTAAACCTGACTCGACCGTAACACTCTGGAGTTGTGCatcttgtgtattttaatgtacataacatatgtttttaatattttgtacaatatttaatttgtgcatgtgttcttaatgtgtgtggggttttttttgttttttttataaccgTTCAGCACTACATCGCCATCATGAAGTACATCAGTCAGCCCCCGCTGCTTCTGAGCGTCCACATGCACAACCCCACAGTGAGCGTGCGCAGCTGGATGGACTCTCTGTTGGCCTTTTTCCCCGGCTTGCAGGTATTCCTTGCTCTACCTTAACAGCAACAGGGCCACATTTATATACGTTATTGATACTTCTTATGATTGCAGTAGTTTTTCTTAGTTTCATGTAGTGCTGCActattaatctaatcgcaatcgtaatcgcaatgtcagtctgtgcgattacattggtcacatgactttcgattcggcacaatggagacctcagattcgtgactcacatagacatatgggtacacgtacgtcaacgtcgccgccatattgcgatacgctgtgctgtgcagtgaagcatatacatgtctatgacgtggataaaaatgcctcactcttgtgctgcttggggctgtacaaaccgctgtacgctccaaaccagatcctgggggattacatttcataggtaaggctggacaattgttttgaatatatttggccattataaaatcccgttttataagtcttaaccttagctaagctaggctaagctagcaaagctatgcatccctgtgttcaagtcagcctccaaacaacgttttggttaaacgtaagaactacaatacgggattttataatggccaaatataatcaaaacagttgttaagccttaccagggtttgtcgttcgacagtaatgtttttttaaagtaaagacttttttgtgattatttaatttagtagaatattgtattttgaaagcactgggcatttcaagttgttataagtagtttgtatctttcactttgaaattaaacatttcactattagtattttgtatgcgacttttcattgatatacaagcaagtgccctttatcatatctcaatcgcatatcgcaatattgatctcaataattgcaatatgtctttttcccccaaatcgtgcagccatAGTTTCATGCCACAGAGGGGAAGTTGAGGACCTAAGTTTGACTTTTAATAACTGTAATATGACtctaatatgtgtgtgtgtgtgtgtgtgcgcatgtatgCTTACAAGTCCTTTGTTGCGATGGCACTCTGTCTTGCATccaatgtcccaggatgggctccggccATGGATGAATGCAGAAACATTTGATTTTCAAATCATAGATTTCCACCATTTGGCAAAGGGCCAATGAGGATTGTTCACCACCTCAGTGCTTTTGTGTTGATGGTAGTAACAAATGTTTTCAGGTGCTGAGAGGAGATCTGAAACCAGCCATCGAGACCCATGAGATGCTCTATCAGGTCACCAAGCAACACAAGTTCCTGCCCGAGGTAAAGAAATGGGGGGGGAgttatgtttttgtgttataaCACAGGACcgtttaattaatattaaagtAAAGTGTTAGTGACTGCATATGATACTGTTCTGCTTCCTGCTTCTTTCTGATAGGCTTTCACTACTGAGTTCAGAGTTCACTGGGGCCAGCATCCACTGCGGCCTGAGTTTGCAGAGAGCACTTACTTTCTGTACAAGGTAAAGCAGTACTTTACATAGAAATACTTTTCCTTGTGTTATTTAAAGGTCTAGGCTCTAAATCAGTGGTTCTCAACTGGTCTGACTTTAAGCCCCACCTAAAGTTGCCAACTTTCTACACCCCAAATGAGGTTAACAGCGCTTTATATCAGCGGGCCATAAtctgatggtagtagcctagtggtcaacacacttgcctatgaaccagaagacccaggttcatatcacAATTtctgtccctaagcaagacacttaactcttagtgtctccagggggactgtccctgtaaccactgattgtaagacgctctggataagggtgtctgataaatgccataaatgtaaatagggATCTTGCAGAACGAGCCACATgtttgacacccctgaaacAGTTTGTAACTCATACGAACGTTTTGTGTTAGCAATCTGTATCAATGTTCACAATTCACTACCAATCTATATCTAATATAGCCTGTGTTGTACCTTCGCCATACTCAATTCGCATGTTAGCATGTGGTGTTAATTGCCGATTGTCAAATTATTGCcacctacagtttttttttttgtttttttttggttttttgtttttgcccaGACAGTTGAGAATCACTGCTCTAAATAATGGCCCTGTATTATGCAGCTTAATATTACTGTTTAAGATTACACTTTTAAAATTGTGTATATACATGTCATTTGTATAAGACATTCACTTGAGGGAGCTTTTTGACTGAGCCATTTTCAcacattattattcttttatttgtttatgaaCACTTATTCATTCTCATCTGCCCTTCAAGGCCACAGGGGACCCATACTATTTGAAAGTTGGCCAGTCCATTGTGGAAAAACTGAATGCCCATACACGGGTGCCCTGTGGCTTTGCTGCTGTACAGGACGTCAGGACGGGCACACACGAGGACAGGTGGAATACTTTGAATATTTCtttgaatatttaatattaataagaaTCTTGATGCATCTTTTTCCTCTGCTTTTCCTTCACTGTGTGACTGCTTTATTCTTTTGTTGAAAGATCCCCCAAATTTTCTTGACATGGGTTTATGTTGCTCAAACACAGTGTTGGTAATATATCAGTAAAATATCAGAGCAGAGCTGATAATGGTGTAGTGGTAATGTGTGAGAGTGCACATGTTCATCTTCTTTTCTGATCACGTGAGtgtatttaaattatttgttgtgTTCTTCACAGTTTGTTAGATTGTTAGTTTTTTGTGCccgtcatttttaaaaaaaattttttatgtaaatccttaCACAAGCCCACCGTATTGCACTGTGATTAGCATCAGGAAGAAAATAGTATCcttaaattttctttttcatgacaTTAATGAATCGCTAATCTGTGAATGTAGATGAAGATCTTGAGTCGAGAAATTTGCAAGCTTCACAGCATAGTTGTGCAGTTGATCTGCAACACTGGTTGGATTTCTCACTTGCTCCATTATCACATCCACATTTATGGGCTTTTTCTACCCTCCTGCATCCCTAGTGTCTATGCTGCATTCATATTTTGGTTGAACATTTGTTGCTTGTGGCAACACCCTTTTCAAAATATCCGCTTATGGCTGTTCCATGTTACTtacaaagtgtgtttgtgtgcgcatACTTGTTTACAGGATGGACTCGTTTTTCTTGGCTGAGATGTTTAAGTACCTTTACCTGCTCTTCTCTGAGAAGAGTCAGCTTCCGTTTGATATCGATGACTACGTCTTCACTACGGAGGCCCACCTGCTGCCGGTGTCGTTGTCCACAACTCGGCCCCCATGCCTGGGCAACCACACGGTCAGAGCCCCTTACAACGAGTGGATCACAGTAGACTCCTCTTTTCTCTGTGGATCAATCTTGGTGATTGAACTTAGTTCTGTGGTTATTTTAGAAATCAGCAGCTGTTTGTGGAAAAGGAGCTAATTCTTTTTTTGAATgacacatacagtgtgtcttaCCCGTCAAAGTAAGTGGGTGTTGCAGAAATGCTAATCTAGTCTGTGTTCTTTACAACATAGTACTACAATTTAAGGCTTTGGTGAGAAAGTGCTAAAATAACTCCAACTACCTTAATGAATTCCTTTGCCTTACCCATTATATATTCAGACTGAGCATCCCCTGCTTTGATATAGTCTGCTAATCCAATAATACCTCTTACCATCTCTGCAATCACCCAGGAATTTGACATGATTGTGCAAAAGAACGTTTTGGAAAGTACACAGCTACAGACCAAACCAATTACTTGTACAAGATCAGGCTAGATCATTGTTAGTCCCGCCCACTTACTTTGATGGGTCAGACTGATAGATAGAAGTAATTCATGATGCGCTGGATGTGCCCAAATATTTCAGTGATACATTCATTATTTTTCCCAgtctttattaatttttcatgttgATGTAATAAATTATGCTTTAAGTTccctttttaaataattattgacAAATAGGCAAAGCCAGGTTATGACCTTAAGATAGTCTgataatatttcaaaataaatcagcagcccAGCTGCATCCAATCTAACCAAGAAAATGACTGTGGTATCTGTTTTTCTGCAACCCATTTGGATAATACTTACTAGATGTAGTAGATCTGATTGGATGCCTGAGATATTGCACTTTAGTGTTACAGTTATTGTTTGTGGTAAATGTACCCAATGTCACATTCAGATTTCAATTGTCTCCACCTACTCTCCATCATCCTTTTGTTTGATTCATCGTTTTAACTTTTATGGATGTTTATGGGGGCACAAACTGATACGTCGGAAACAGAAAGCAGCATCTATAGACCATGTTAACATTCAATAATAGACAATtaacataattcatgttttgtgtgtcttgttcaggagAGGCGCAGAAGTCAGGAGGATGACCTCTTTACATACTCATGTCCCAGCACACAAACTCTATTCCCAAACAACCCTTCCTTTGCCAAGAGCATTAGAGATGGATACAAATACCTCACTGGTGTGGGCCGTGCCCACCACACCTTACCTGTCAGGTGAGATTGAAttcaaatgttaatattaaGTCAAATATTAACTGAGCATATGTGGAAGACATCATAGTAGGCATAGTGGAAACttatggggcagtgatggcctaggacagtggttcccaacccCCTTGggcggtctatagtacctatcctttccatattaTTTgctgtttcagtgattggtaaaagtgttttgcatgttgtaaatttgttatTAAAcgctattttttttaaagaaacatttgatttgcaattctcggccatcgtcgtcaggtgatgcgttttaattatcggCAGAGAggtgcgaaaatggatgctgaagaGGTGAAACAGAAGCAAGCAGCTGGTGATTATAATTTAAACCCATGCATTTTCTTTTCCCACTTAATCTAGCACTTGTAGCGTGTGCAAAGAgagccgggcttttaaaaacctgaacattgcaagagctcacagggtcatggctgtattattattatttttatttcgcTTCAGCGAAAagaggttgggaaccactggtctagaggttaaggaacaggactcgtaaccgaagggttgctgGTTTTAAATCTCGACCGTCAAGgtaccatcaccacacactgctcccaggccGTTTTTTTTTCGAAGggtgtgattggttaaatgcagaggacccatttctttgtgtgcactgaATGCAATGCGATGctatcacaatgataaaaatattCACTTTCATAGCTGGAAGACTTGGTTAGCCAGAGAAGTCTAGGGTCTAAATGTGGCAgttgcatttaaaatgacttgATTATTTGCTTGAGGAAAGTCTAACTAACATTTTCACAGGACCATCGAGCTGCCCCTTCATGACACAGGGTTAGAGCCAGTTGAGTTCCTGAAAAGCATGGGCATTTCTCTAACGCCACTCAACGAGGCTGCCGGAGGTGCAGGGTCACAGGTGGGCACCCACAAATCCACAAATGGCAACTGTATGAGGTTTAATCTAATGTGGCCTTTACAGCTGTGGAAAAAATATCTATGATTAATATTAATTGTGATGTGTAAATGTACAATTCTGTTAGAAATATGGTGATTAATTAAATTCACCTTGATCTGTAGCAAGAGTAGGGGTGCAAGATGGAGAAATGCTCTAATGAGGTAAAGAATGAGGGTCAGTAGGGGGCTAAGGCAGAATACATATGTGAGAATGAGAGGGAGGACTGCGGTATGGTCAGGTTACAGGGAGTAGATCTGACCAAAGTTCAGATACAAAGTTAGATACAGATAAGAAAAGTAAAGAAGAGAGTGCAGGCTGCTTGGAGTTAGAGTGATGGGTGGGTACCAGCAAGAGTGAAAGGGAGGGTTTACAAGACAAAAGTGAGAACAGCAATGTTATCAGGGTCGGAGGTGGTTAAAAATGCTGAGATTTGTGGTGAGGCTGACAAGGCTGGACATGAATAGAAATGAAGAGGACACTGAGTATGTTGGGAGAAGGATGTTAAGATTAGGTAGATGTTAAGAGGTAGAGAGAAAGGTCTAGTAGGAGGTTTATGGATCTGGTTATAGAGGGCCTGCAACTGAATTGTAatcaaaataaacacatttactaaaaaaaaaaaagaatgaacatgTCATTTTGGGAGCACATATGCTCAAATCAGATTAGGATTTCAGTATCTAGAGCTTTATGCCTTACGCTTACGGTTTCTCTGTGTTTATGCATTGTAGGAGAAAGGTGTTTACAGAGTAAAGTTAGTAGCAGAGGTCACTCAGAgcccagaggaggaggaggaggtggtgccACACATCGTCCAGCTCATCTCCCCCCCATTTTTGGGTAGAACAGTCCTTACTGCAGGACCAGCAAAGTTTGGAATGGACCTTACCAGACAGGAGCATGGGGTGAGTCAGACTGTGTGTCAAAGTGGATTCTGTTCAGTTCCATTTATACATATGAACATCATATCATATTATGTCTTGAGATTTcggatttattttattctttgtttGATCTTCCTCTGCAGGTAAAGGGCAAAATAGTTAGAAGTGAGCCCTACTCTGCCTGCGGCCCTATTTTGAATCCAGAGGCCCTCCAGGGCCATGTCGCTGTTGCACTGAGAGGGGACTGCATGTTTGCAGCTAAAGCACGACGCCTCCAGGAGGCTGGGGCCGTTGGTGTCATCTTCATTGGTGAGGATGTGAGCAGACCTTCAATTGTAAGATCAAGAGTCATGGGTTAAAGTTATTGTCTGATCATAATTAGTTTGATATGTATCATTTATTGTTTAGAAGTAGGATTAATCCTGcaaaatgactgtgtgtgtgtttgtgaatgtgtatatttatttatttatttgtttattaattatgcCCCAGACCACAGAGAAGGCAGCAGCAGTGCGGAGACACCCCTGTTTCAGATGGTTGGAGATGGGGCCACTACTGATGATATTACTGTGCCTCTGGTGTTCCTGTTCAGTCAAGAGGGGGCAGTGCTGACCTCTGCCCTGCAGGAGCACAGCAATGTGGACGTGCTTCTTCTTCCCAAAGAGCGCCAAATGGGCAGGGGTAcataaacatgcaaacacatacacctgcacatacacacatgggTCACATtgacacatacagtatgtaaaGATGTCCATTCCCCTCACATTCTGCAGACAGACCAGAAAAACTGAACATCAGATTGCGTCTGACCAAAaaagagcaggaggaagaggaggaggggaaagatgcctctacTTTCCAGCTTCTGCTGGAGCCAGGCGATGGCATGATTGATGAGAGGACACCCCCTGCTGATCACTGTGCTGCTTCAGAGGAGGTCAGGCAGCCTTGACGTCTGACTGGGGATCCGTTTACATGAACCCTTCAGTGATTAGTATGGCTGGCCAAGATCACTGGTTCGGAGTCGGTGCCTAAAAGCACAGGAGAGACGTAAAGCATATTTGTCGTTGAAATGCTTGGTCAGGTGCCTGCTGCAGCCTGAAGATGGACCGCTTATAACTTTTATAGAGTATTGGACCAGTGTCTTTGTGTATATaggaaataattaaaattttagtGTGAAACGGAATATGTTTTGGACCACagttaaggctccagtctcatTTGCCATAATAACACAGTGGTGCCAGTGGGGAAGGTCTATAAATGTCAGCCATGCTGTAAGTGTGATTTTGAGATGATGAGGTATTAAATGTGTTAGAAGGTGTTTGAAGAAAGAATGCCTTCAGCTGTCAGTTGAGCTGACTGCAGCAGACACAGGTGGTATTCCTAAAAATATAGTTCCAGTCTTATGTTGGAAATGTTTTCACAAATATGAGACTTAGAAGATGATTTCAGTAGCATTCATGAAGTCAGTCATTTAAACCAAGTTAAAGCCTAGATTTTATCAGGGACTTCAATACAAGACTTGAATATGTGTCTATCAGAGTGCTCACCTTAACActgtgttatgttttttttttgtttgtttttttcccctgccaTTCCACAAGGCATAGACAGGTGTTGCCTTTTTTCTCATGTGACATATAATATGGTTTGGCATGAAaattggtggtgtttttttttttgggttcctAGACTAATTGTCGGTGGatcgctttctttctttttctataACGTACACAGTTTGGTTTGATTGATAAATGTGTACAATTAGACAGTGGACATTACCATCACACCGAATCAGACACAACACAACTCTGAGCACGTTGCATGCATTTCACTCTTACGTTATGATATGTTTAGTTCACCTCTCACTTCATTCAGTAACATTAAAGCATTGGATTGtcacaaaaattaaatatggcTTAGAAAACTGCATTTTAAGGTCTTTACAACCTTTTTAGAATATGCTTTATGGGATGGAAACCAGAGTAACTCAATCTCAAGGGctcatttgtttaattagtAATGCTATTTATTAATCTGAAACTGGTTGAACGGTAAACAGAACATTAAAGACTGTTttagtgtgtgttatttttgtcaGTATATTTATGTATTCTTTAGGTGATCATCATAATGTGCCATAACACAGTGTTCATGTTACGTGCAAATTAAGTGCCAAGTGTTTCCAGACAGAGCCGGGTGGTGGTTGTGTGTTCTGTCTTTTGCCCTTTATCAGTTTGACTTTGtcagtaaataaaaacatgaccCTATCCATGGCATTATACTGCTTCTGGATTGTTTGACTTCTTTcattgttgtgtgcatgtgtgagcaaGTTAGTAAGAGAAATGTGCTTGTGTCGAAAACATAGCCTACTTAGCTGTATAGAATAAAGGTTACAACTTGACCTGAAAGGAAATTACTGTACTTTCTCAAAGTAGGTTCAATAAAAAGGagaggatctaggtgtccttatTGGCCCAGGTCACATTCGATTCACATTGTTAGAGCCATTAAGGAAATAAGTCagtgatttattatttgtaatatattaatttaaatggaaaggaaattattgttattatttagtAATGTTAATTATTTCAAGCTTTATCAGGGTCCGAGTATTACAGTCTGACTACACAGAATATCTAaggaaatcatttttatcattgttatttttttcttttctactatttgtatgtgtgcacataagattttttaagtaaatggtttaaatgtttttggcaCTTACAGATAATATCACCATCTGGTAAGTATGGATCCAACTTGAAttgaaatgtttcttttcatgtgttttgctGCTGCAGAACTTTCTTCCGCATATGTTTGTTTCTGGCTGTATTttaagaggttgtcacctgaaatggttttccaacagtcttgaaggagttcccagaggtctttagcacttgttggccccttttggcctgtactgtacctccACTGAGCAAGTGTGGTAGCTTCTCTAATGAAACAAAGGACAAAACTTTCAGTGTACtgttgttacgtcctggtctaggtcaggaacatgaacaatttagaaagagggagggaaacgtcacagAGTAGGTAACAGTCGCtttcccaaattcacatttggCGAGGTTGAGGGTTAGTGACACTTGTTGAAGGTGTTTAAAAACAGACTTTAGTGTCTCAAGGTGCTGGGTCCAGGT contains:
- the LOC114786883 gene encoding ER degradation-enhancing alpha-mannosidase-like protein 3 isoform X1 — its product is MEGAALVLTALLLSGAAGQEAPGMTAEEKTRIRDQILEMFDHAYGSYMKYAYPADELMPLSCRGRVRGLEPNRGDVDDSLGKFSLTLIDTLDTLVLLNKFDEFEEAVKKTMRDVRLDNDVVVSVFETNIRVLGGLLGAHVMADHLRQRGDRMQWYRDELLHMAKDLGYRLLPAFNTTSGLPYPRVNLRYGVLNPLSRTGTESDTCTACAGTMILEFAALSRLSGDSVFEDHARKAMDVLWEKRQRGSDLVGTVINIHNGDWVRRDSGVGAGIDSYYEYLMKAYILLGDTVYLDRFNTHYIAIMKYISQPPLLLSVHMHNPTVSVRSWMDSLLAFFPGLQVLRGDLKPAIETHEMLYQVTKQHKFLPEAFTTEFRVHWGQHPLRPEFAESTYFLYKATGDPYYLKVGQSIVEKLNAHTRVPCGFAAVQDVRTGTHEDRMDSFFLAEMFKYLYLLFSEKSQLPFDIDDYVFTTEAHLLPVSLSTTRPPCLGNHTVRAPYNEWITVDSSFLCGSILERRRSQEDDLFTYSCPSTQTLFPNNPSFAKSIRDGYKYLTGVGRAHHTLPVRTIELPLHDTGLEPVEFLKSMGISLTPLNEAAGGAGSQEKGVYRVKLVAEVTQSPEEEEEVVPHIVQLISPPFLGRTVLTAGPAKFGMDLTRQEHGVKGKIVRSEPYSACGPILNPEALQGHVAVALRGDCMFAAKARRLQEAGAVGVIFIDHREGSSSAETPLFQMVGDGATTDDITVPLVFLFSQEGAVLTSALQEHSNVDVLLLPKERQMGRDRPEKLNIRLRLTKKEQEEEEEGKDASTFQLLLEPGDGMIDERTPPADHCAASEEVRQP
- the LOC114786883 gene encoding ER degradation-enhancing alpha-mannosidase-like protein 3 isoform X2 — translated: MEGAALVLTALLLSGAAGQEAPGMTAEEKTRIRDQILEMFDHAYGSYMKYAYPADELMPLSCRGRVRGLEPNRGDVDDSLGKFSLTLIDTLDTLVLLNKFDEFEEAVKKTMRDVRLDNDVVVSVFETNIRVLGGLLGAHVMADHLRQRGDRMQWYRDELLHMAKDLGYRLLPAFNTTSGLPYPRVNLRYGVLNPLSRTGTESDTCTACAGTMILEFAALSRLSGDSVFEDHARKAMDVLWEKRQRGSDLVGTVINIHNGDWVRRDSGVGAGIDSYYEYLMKAYILLGDTVYLDRFNTHYIAIMKYISQPPLLLSVHMHNPTVSVRSWMDSLLAFFPGLQVLRGDLKPAIETHEMLYQVTKQHKFLPEAFTTEFRVHWGQHPLRPEFAESTYFLYKATGDPYYLKVGQSIVEKLNAHTRVPCGFAAVQDVRTGTHEDRMDSFFLAEMFKYLYLLFSEKSQLPFDIDDYVFTTEAHLLPVSLSTTRPPCLGNHTERRRSQEDDLFTYSCPSTQTLFPNNPSFAKSIRDGYKYLTGVGRAHHTLPVRTIELPLHDTGLEPVEFLKSMGISLTPLNEAAGGAGSQEKGVYRVKLVAEVTQSPEEEEEVVPHIVQLISPPFLGRTVLTAGPAKFGMDLTRQEHGVKGKIVRSEPYSACGPILNPEALQGHVAVALRGDCMFAAKARRLQEAGAVGVIFIDHREGSSSAETPLFQMVGDGATTDDITVPLVFLFSQEGAVLTSALQEHSNVDVLLLPKERQMGRDRPEKLNIRLRLTKKEQEEEEEGKDASTFQLLLEPGDGMIDERTPPADHCAASEEVRQP